A stretch of the Ptychodera flava strain L36383 chromosome 18, AS_Pfla_20210202, whole genome shotgun sequence genome encodes the following:
- the LOC139116858 gene encoding myosin light chain 3, skeletal muscle isoform-like isoform X2 codes for MATQLSPEELDDIKDTFSLFDRKGDNKVACEQVGDILRACNLNPTLDTIKKVTEDKPRDHRFTCEQFIPMYNDAAKSKDQGTIDDYLEGLKVFDKENNGEISSAELRHVLTTLGERLTEDEVEAVLAGFEDAAGNVNYEDWCNHVMTLPTYN; via the exons ATg gCAACTCAGCTCTCTCCTGAAGAACTTGACG ATATAAAAGACACCTTCTCCTTGTTCGACAGAAAGGGAGATAATAAAGTAGCATGCGAGCAAGTAGGAGACATTCTTCGCGCCTGCAATCTTAACCCAACCCTGGACACTATTAAAAAAGTCACGGAAGACAAACCAAGAG ATCATCGATTTACCTGTGAACAGTTCATCCCGATGTACAACGATGCAGCGAAGAGCAAAGATCAGGGTACAATCGACGACTATCTTGAGGGTTTGAAAGTCTTCGACAAGGAAAACAACGGTGAAATTAGCTCAGCTGAGTTGAGACATGTACTTACCACTCTGG GTGAAAGGTTGACAGAAGATGAAGTCGAGGCTGTGTTGGCTGGCTTTGAGGATGCAGCTGGCAATGTCAATTACGAAG ATTGGTGCAACCACGTTATGACTCTCCCTACCTACAATTAA
- the LOC139116858 gene encoding myosin light chain 3, skeletal muscle isoform-like isoform X1 → MATQLSPEELDDIKDTFSLFDRKGDNKVACEQVGDILRACNLNPTLDTIKKVTEDKPRDHRFTCEQFIPMYNDAAKSKDQGTIDDYLEGLKVFDKENNGEISSAELRHVLTTLGERLTEDEVEAVLAGFEDAAGNVNYEEWLKHVMKAQSYDD, encoded by the exons ATg gCAACTCAGCTCTCTCCTGAAGAACTTGACG ATATAAAAGACACCTTCTCCTTGTTCGACAGAAAGGGAGATAATAAAGTAGCATGCGAGCAAGTAGGAGACATTCTTCGCGCCTGCAATCTTAACCCAACCCTGGACACTATTAAAAAAGTCACGGAAGACAAACCAAGAG ATCATCGATTTACCTGTGAACAGTTCATCCCGATGTACAACGATGCAGCGAAGAGCAAAGATCAGGGTACAATCGACGACTATCTTGAGGGTTTGAAAGTCTTCGACAAGGAAAACAACGGTGAAATTAGCTCAGCTGAGTTGAGACATGTACTTACCACTCTGG GTGAAAGGTTGACAGAAGATGAAGTCGAGGCTGTGTTGGCTGGCTTTGAGGATGCAGCTGGCAATGTCAATTACGAAG agtGGCTAAAACACGTCATGAAAGCACAATCATATGATGATTAA